The DNA region atgaagaacgtcctgcttcatattctctagttgaagacgcttaaataggggcaactgtcataccccgattttggtcctgaattttttatgttttcaCTTTTGTTTAGCACGTTTGGCCTAACCTTACTCTGGTcttatatgaggattggtcttggtccaaagtcatggtgtggttcatgtgattgttaatactcatatggtcttggtcatccaaacaaccaagcttcttgtgtttcaagccactttctagtcatgttattggttcatggatactatgtcaaaaccctaaccttatggtctcatttcatggccttgttcatgtacattatcagtcaaattatttttcaaaagtcaaacattcaagtcataagacaaaacaatttggaagccaacttcaaaccatttgttaatccatttcaattcatttcacatcattttaaaccattacatttgattctACGTAAGAAAATACCAAAATttgacatttttgaccaattgttgactttggtcaacaattgaccTTTTGGTCAACTTTGACTAAATTCAACCCAAGACCTTAATACCCTAAAATTTTCCCATGATCATCAATCcattgtccatttacaaagaaaataccaaaaaaaataaaGTTTTGACCTATtattgactttggtcaacagttgtctttttggtcaactttgaccaaagtcaacctcTCCATTTGTTGACCATCAAAAATCTAATCTAACCCATTTGGCCTTGATGCTTCATCCAAAGGTTTTGATTTGATATACTTTTGTTTGGTTTCTTCATTTTTAAGTAATTTGGCTCATGTTCAATTTCATGTCCACCATGTTATATGTGTTGCTGCACTTCCAATCCTAACTCCATCTGGCCAAACATGTCCTGCAACCATATAAACATGGCCTGAGATACCTTGAAGTGCACAATGAAGCCTGGCTAAATCCAAAACTCAGCAAGATGGCAAAGCTCACCATGGCTGCAGGCACATGAACCTTGTCTTTCCTTGCTTGCTGTTGTTGCCAATGAAAAATCCACACATCATATTTATGCCCACAAACCAATGCCTAACCTCTTGTGCAGAATCACAACACCCTGCAACCTATACAGCAGACCATAACCCCGCAGTGAATATGCACCAACACACAACATTCTTATCGGCATCATTTCTGCCATGAATATTGTGGTTCAAAGCAAGGACCAATTGTAGAGTCCTCCTGCAGCAGTTGGAAAACCACAACATTGCATCATCAAGTAATGACCTTTTAATCATAAGCATAGCAGTCCAATTCAGCTAACATTTGCAACAGCCATCCAATGCAAATTGACCAACCACAACCTAGTAACATACCTGTGGGAACACTGCTGTTTAAAACCAGACCAAGGTTGAACTTAGGCGAGTGGAAATACATGGATAAGGTGTGCTGCAGAATTGAGCAACATTAAACCTACAATCATCAACCCCATTCCTCATTGGAAGCATATGCTGCTAACTCAAGCCATCGACCCAGCTTGCCTTGCCATACTATGACTATACCCACCTGCATCAAGCCAAATTACCATGACCATAGCTTGCTGCAATAATCCAGGTGAAACCATGTCAAACCagtgaagatgaaaagaagaACCTGCTACCAGCTGCAATCATACAGTCATCTGAGCTTACATAACTATTTAGACATGCTAGCACCTGCATTTGGCCTTAAAATTGTAATGATGAAGGGCTCATGAAAGCTGCAGCAAAAGAATCATCTATGCATGAACTCGACCATCCAGAAACCTCAATGCATAATCCATGAATATGTGTATCAATGACCAACTTGTTTTAAGCCTACAAACTAGTTCAGACCTGCAGCAATACCATAATCTCATGTCAGACCCAGTTCTAGCCTAGTAGGGAGCTCCAACACAACCTGCACTGCAAAATCACGCAACAACTTGAGCCAACAACATCTTTCTCATCATTAAGCCAAGGCATAGCAACTGCATTTAAGTTCTTGTTAAAAACAGTCAGCTGAAGCAAATTGCCAAACCTCCAAAGCCATCAATTCAGGCATGTGCTACAGCAAAAGAAGGCAAGTGGGACCTATGGAACATCAACCACAGCCTGCATTAACAGGATATGAGCATACCAAATGAACAGCAAATCAATGCAATGTAACAGGGCATGGTTTACAAGACTTACCAACTCAGTGTGCACAAGTGCTAGCCATTGAATTTCCTAACCAAGCGCATCACAGGCCATGAACAATTTGTCCCATGAAGTGGATTCAGCGGACATCAAAGTCTGCAGTGGAAAAAGAGCATGAATAATTAGTGGAGTCATGAGAATTAATCAAAGGAAAGGACGTACATGTTAAGCTTGTAATGGCTATGACCAATTCAATAGGTTGCATCTAATTCAATTGGTTTAATCCTAGCTCTAAGGTTACCTGCTACAAAACATGACAACCATGGTCCTCAATACCTACTGCAAGTCCACAAGTGCCTACTTCTATAACAGACCATTGAACCTCAACCGAAACTGCTCTTGAGTTTTCACAAAAAAAGTCACTGCAGTAAAAAGAATAAGGTAATTAGCAAAAGCAGTAATTCAAGAAAATATCCCAATTTGGCATAGAgacaaaaatgaagaagaaagagtGGGTTCAGAATACCGTTTTCGGTTTTAGCATTAAACAAGCCAATCCGATACTGAGCACAAAGAAAGTGCTTTGCAGGAACACCTCTTTTGAATCCAAGATACCAAATTGAAACCCTAAATCAGGAGGCATAAATAGAAAAAAAGGTGAATCAGTAAGGGGGGATTTTTGAACAACGAAAAATTGGAGAAAACCATAAACAAAAGAAGGCGGAATCGAAAcctaaaaagcaaagcaaaaccCCAAATCCCAAATCAAAAAAACCCGGTATTGGAAAGGAGGAGGAAGATTTAAGCTCACCTGATTCATTGTCATCGCCAAAGGTGAGATTCCTACTTGATGTTTCTTTGAAACCGTGGATTTATGCTTGTCTTTTGTTTAGCATTGTTAAGCATCTGAGTTTGATTGGGAACGAGATTGAGGGAGAGATTTCTCTGAGCTTGAGGGAGTTTGTGAGATTGGGGAGAGAGTGAGGGAGAGAACGAGTCTGCTACTGttccattttttctttttttcttttctttatttcattttaaatagGATAGGTTTATTTTGAAAATACTAAAAAATTTGTTTAAACTTCCTAAATTTTAGTTAATAAATATTACACATTTTCAATGCACATTCTGTTGAagaacccaacagccaggcggctgggttttAATTTTTGGTTCCCCATCATTTATTAGGATAGTCCAACAGACTCTTTTCTTTATTCTAATGTTTAATCTATTTTGGTTTATATATTTAAAGTAGCATCAAAATAATAAATAAccatgagtggtctggtggagagAGGTGGTTTCCATAGTCTTGAGTggagtgggttcaatactcatgtgtagCACTTTTTTGTTTAGCATTTTATTTTCCTTTAGTATTctatttcttttaacattttctttttatgtttatgcctttattatactcatagtttcatttgttaataatgcaaaTTTGTTTTCTTgtaatttcatcattcattcaaaaccattttaaaactataaaaatcatatttttctcgatttaatatcgagcccattttccacacctttgtaagtcgattgctttttaagcatcgccatcaacctcacatagcttactcttgggctttcttacaatgagccggttctcttgcacttacactcatatttcgcatcatttgttgtttgggtccgatttaattatttcatgatttttaatccccatttgacaaaatgtaccccacttcccccaatgtgtatataatgttgtattgttttatttctctatttgttTTAGACACTAACCAAAGAGTTAAAATCCACCATTtctgaaaaaatacaaaaatatgactcgatccaacgtcgagtattttctcaataaacaaatcaattcatttcgccatcctattctattccttttcttccaaactttcatcaaatgcttgattcaacgtcaagccattttctctaataaaaactcaaaaatattgATTCATAAGTCAAgacttttttcaataaagatggaagtggaacgtggtgtataccacgcactcctgagactaggattcgagatgtatatctcgccaatcctagctctcgccatcatccaatttacccactttgttttctcaaacacccattcaaatctttctcaaacgtccatcaatacttgatctaggtcaagtcattttcacaacaaaaactcaaaatacctaattcttatttaacactttttcaataaaggtggaaatggaacatggtgtataccatgcactcctgaggttaagattcgagacgtatgcctcgccaatcttaactctcgccatcgcctaaaattgtcaatgcggtttctccaaaccctttctcaatcaaattcaaaacacttaatctctattaaacacttttgcaaataaagatggaaatggaacatggtgtataccatgcactcctgaggctaggattcgagatgtatatctcgccaatcctagttctcgccatcactcaaagcacatccaaccaatcaaactctttttctcgccgtcgtgcgacCAATCAAAAACCTTTTAAGATGAAAGATGTATTGTCATAAGAGATATAAAACAATGTTTCGtccacgattgttgagtagagatagaTGACGCTTTTCCGAGTGTAGATTTGTAAATtctaacacttaagtacatattgcatgacaactctagggaagaacttccccatttcttttagacctttcgtgcgtctccgatcctgtggcatgtcaatccgtcctattgcaaagaggtaacttcctaagactcgattcagcgagctgcgacacctactgctaggacgtgaacacatcgcccactctcctttgacacaactggtgtcctcctttgtaagaccatgttcagatggcaatccctatgtagccgaactacggcaactctgattctcatgttcagatgagatacgtaggcacaagatgcgatatcttgtcgagtttgactaacaactaacaactaatccttgtttgctttcgcccttgttgcgatcctttctctcgccctcgttgcgatcgagaccttccctttctcttgccctagttgcaatcgagacctttgttcccgtagttagctgaactacgttttgctctgattctcattccagatgagatacgtaggcataagacgcgatgtcttagcgagcacacttatccttaatccataggtacccgagctacgaagactctgattctcatattcagatgagatacgtatgcaatggatgcgatatctgtgcgagtcatttttctcttgacccttttagtaaatagtacattagataaacacacaccctttagacaagaaacaacaagagtggatcccgtagagtactacggatgcgtaggggtgttaataccttcccttcgcataatcgactcccgaacccaagatttggttgcgagaccttgtcttttcctttcctttctccaggtttacttcgagcgtttcccttccctcctttgggataaataacgcacggtggcgactcttctgtcatttctttctcgccggttgtttttttcgtacctctgtatttttcaggctgcgacacTGTTCATACAGGTCACCGACCTGAGGCAAAATTACTCAAGTGAAGCAGACGATGAGTCGACTTGAACAGGGTTTTTCCAAagttgagtcgacctatgactcgacctgtcCAGACCCATggcaacatggttcaaatgaaacagtcaatgagtcgactcaaacaggggatgagtcgactcaaacaggtTTTTCCAGAGTTGAGTCGGCATATGACTCGGCttgttcagacccgagagttacaCAGAATGAGATATGCATAAATGAGTCGACCGCTCTAAGTCATGAGTGGACTCAAAGGTTGATTGAGTCGATCTATGACTCGACatgttcagacccgagagttacaCAGAATGGGATATGCATAAATGAGTTGACcgctccaagtcatgagtcgactcatagTTCTACCGCTCCAAGTCATAAGTCAACTAAAAGTTCTTACACTATCAAAAATGAGTATTTGAGATGTATTTTGGTCAATTCAAACCATTCTCTTATAAAACTAAGGTACCAACGATGATCAAGTGCATTattcacatctatgatatgctcctatatgcatggacacattgaacttatactttgagcatgttagaggatgaatgcattctatgatatgatgacaccgtTCAAAGTACATATTATGAGCAACTAAAAAGTtttgacatcattaaaacaaGGACTAAGAATCTTTGCCCTCACAAAAAGTACATGTAATATTTTAAGAATAATAAACAACCTAACAATCCCTCCCTTAAGCTAATTCATCTGAACTTAGTTTACTTTAGTAATATTCGTAACTCTAAACATCCCGCGAAGCTTTTCAAATTGTTCCAATTTCAATGGTTTCGTCATAATGTCTACATTTTGATTCTCAGAGGCACAATAGCTCAGCTTGATAACGCCATTGTTCACTAATTCCCTAAGAAAGTGAAATTTCACATAAATATGTTTATTTTTTCTGTGAAACACATGATTTTGGGATAGTTGTATAGTAGAACTATTGCCGCACATGATCAAGTTGCTATTTTTTTTCTCAACTTCAATATTTTCCAACACTCTTCtaagccaaacacattgaaatgCACATATAGTTGCTGCTATGCATTCTGCCTATGTGGTAGAGAGAGCGACAACTGGTTGTTTCTTTGAGGCCCAAGAATTGCTCCTGCTCCCAATTTAAACACAAATCCGAAAGTCATTCTTCGATCGTCTAAGTCACTGGCATAATCACTATCGGTAAAGGCTTCAAGTTTTAGATTGTTTTCTTGCTTCCTATAGAAGATACCCAGATTAATTGTACCTTTTAGGTATCTTAAAATCCTTTTTACTACAAGCCAGTGTGCCATAGTAGGTTTAGCCATGAACCTGCTTATTAAACTAACACCAAACATCATGCC from Lathyrus oleraceus cultivar Zhongwan6 chromosome 1, CAAS_Psat_ZW6_1.0, whole genome shotgun sequence includes:
- the LOC127093389 gene encoding uncharacterized mitochondrial protein AtMg00240-like, producing the protein MENNNVVKNLIVSDTKLRKDGGDVTVDETLFKQMVGSLMYLIITRPGMMFGVSLISRFMAKPTMAHWLVVKRILRYLKGTINLGIFYRKQENNLKLEAFTDSDYASDLDDRRMTFGFVFKLGAGAILGPQRNNQLSLSLPHRQNA